One segment of Arenicella xantha DNA contains the following:
- the gspD gene encoding type II secretion system secretin GspD: MRASSFTTLRSLNYIKQLGASALRPSLLAFGAIVISGCASSQNSWRGVDNNHFEAAQIPSNQDTSVIMPPNTELANSAQAQVYPAQAVLPATRIDAKSQTAQPPMNLDTLASGDIVLRFVATPVRDVVQIILGDNLGQSFEIDDAVQGAISLDKQTGFQQQDLIPVLETLLASIDAQLVKTNGTYRVTTGSQIALPHQLSNLQLIPLRHIDASEFIKVSANLGASITALPKGNLIAVSGSDQQIEQARRLAKSIDLNWLKGVSIGIYPIHHTNADTLRQEIVGMFGQEIDADTSGALRLVTIERSNSLLVVARHADTIQTVGDWIQRLDQVSHNGNGRFFIYRVQNGRAKDLAELLSQMFTGTASQPTDDRRNDTELNDNNHSPDPSNRFNVIADESTNSIIVSGGPQYYQAVRQAMEQLDSTPMQVLVEARIMELTLSDDLEYGLEWFLNGSRASSNTSASLDFGRAGINATQPGFSYLIERAGQVRAALNGLADDSRLKVLSSPSLMVLNNRTASILVGDEIPVPTRQVVSNISPEAPTVNEIEYRNTGILLTVTPRVNSSGMVTMDISQEVSSVVNNTVSDIDAPTIQQRRVNSTVSIRSGQTVVLGGLIREQDSSGESGVPFLKDIPGLGKLFSTTHNSAQRTELVVLITPQVIVSAADASSVTEEFRQKLIGLKPLPLDRL; the protein is encoded by the coding sequence ATGCGTGCCTCATCGTTCACCACACTTCGATCATTGAATTATATTAAGCAGCTTGGGGCATCAGCACTCCGACCATCACTGCTCGCCTTTGGCGCAATTGTCATCAGTGGCTGCGCTTCCTCTCAAAATAGTTGGCGCGGCGTCGATAACAATCACTTTGAGGCCGCTCAAATACCGAGCAACCAAGACACATCGGTCATTATGCCGCCCAACACTGAACTGGCAAATTCAGCACAAGCACAAGTCTACCCGGCACAAGCCGTGCTACCCGCGACGCGCATAGACGCGAAGTCGCAAACCGCGCAGCCGCCAATGAACTTAGATACATTAGCCAGCGGCGACATCGTACTCCGCTTCGTGGCCACGCCGGTGCGCGACGTGGTACAAATTATTCTCGGGGACAATTTAGGCCAATCTTTCGAAATCGATGACGCCGTTCAAGGCGCAATTAGCTTGGATAAACAAACCGGCTTTCAGCAACAAGACCTGATTCCAGTGCTAGAAACACTGCTTGCAAGCATTGACGCACAACTTGTAAAAACCAACGGCACTTATAGAGTAACAACGGGGAGCCAGATTGCGCTACCGCACCAACTAAGTAATCTGCAACTGATTCCACTACGACATATCGATGCGAGCGAATTCATAAAAGTATCGGCCAACTTAGGGGCGAGTATCACCGCGCTTCCCAAAGGTAATTTGATAGCCGTCAGTGGTAGCGATCAGCAAATTGAGCAAGCTCGACGCCTAGCTAAAAGCATTGACTTAAATTGGTTAAAAGGTGTTTCGATAGGAATCTATCCAATTCACCACACCAATGCCGACACGCTGCGCCAAGAAATTGTTGGCATGTTTGGACAAGAAATAGACGCCGACACGTCAGGCGCATTAAGACTGGTGACCATCGAACGCAGCAACTCCTTGCTAGTGGTAGCGCGACACGCAGACACCATACAAACGGTCGGAGATTGGATTCAACGCCTCGATCAAGTAAGCCATAACGGTAATGGGCGCTTCTTTATTTATCGCGTTCAAAATGGTCGAGCAAAGGACTTAGCGGAGCTATTGAGTCAAATGTTTACTGGCACCGCTAGCCAACCAACAGATGATCGCCGAAACGATACTGAACTCAATGACAATAACCACAGCCCTGACCCCAGCAATCGTTTCAATGTTATTGCCGATGAAAGCACCAACAGCATTATTGTCTCTGGCGGTCCACAATACTATCAAGCGGTACGGCAAGCTATGGAGCAATTAGATAGCACACCAATGCAAGTCCTGGTAGAAGCGCGCATTATGGAACTAACGCTGAGCGATGACCTCGAGTACGGCTTGGAATGGTTCCTCAACGGGTCACGAGCGTCTAGCAATACCTCTGCCTCTCTGGATTTTGGGCGAGCAGGTATTAACGCAACACAGCCTGGTTTCAGCTACCTCATTGAGCGCGCTGGACAAGTGCGCGCAGCCTTAAATGGTTTGGCCGACGACTCACGTTTAAAAGTATTATCGTCACCGTCACTCATGGTGCTCAATAACCGCACCGCTAGCATTCTAGTCGGTGATGAAATCCCGGTCCCTACCCGTCAAGTGGTCAGCAATATTTCTCCCGAAGCACCAACCGTAAACGAAATAGAGTATCGCAATACTGGCATTCTATTGACCGTCACACCACGAGTAAATTCGAGCGGCATGGTAACTATGGATATTAGCCAGGAAGTAAGTAGCGTGGTCAATAATACCGTGTCGGACATTGATGCCCCAACCATTCAGCAGCGCCGAGTGAATAGCACGGTATCGATCCGTAGCGGTCAAACTGTGGTGCTAGGTGGGCTAATTCGAGAACAAGATTCCAGCGGCGAATCTGGCGTACCATTTCTAAAAGACATACCTGGGCTCGGCAAGCTTTTCAGCACCACACACAATTCAGCGCAGCGCACCGAACTAGTAGTATTGATTACGCCTCAAGTTATCGTCAGCGCCGCAGACGCATCCTCAGTTACTGAAGAGTTTCGTCAAAAGTTGATCGGCCTAAAACCACTTCCACTTGACCGCTTATAA
- a CDS encoding MBL fold metallo-hydrolase — MAGDINNLRIHFYGVQGSGSVYPRRAERHLMRERTEVELLERVFALLKTQSTAESNQNNVAGNGSEAGSTAEALALAEILSAESIAPERIKSLWEKIAPPEAPSYGGWTSCFRLETSDGYDIVFDCGSGFRLCAQDLELKWSSQASRSLTIFGTHAHFDHTEGFDQADVCFNPANHIHVYGNASYLNALDHYLGVFSHKVDKSEPGRQTPLTYELMPADFEATELRDLSKDKSNKSSDELGASEADSVAQHIHDWNQPVWIGKTKIQAFEVFHPDPCLAYRIEHNGKVFVYCTDHELRHGPNPEYPPQVESVDAERRLREFAKDADVVYRDGQFLRAEYDGDKSLDSGIGTARRDWGHSCIEDVVEMAQACNIRRTYIGHHDPSRSWQEKVEIDEMLKQHCTDDQHIELAKGETVIDL, encoded by the coding sequence ATGGCGGGCGATATTAACAACCTAAGAATTCATTTCTATGGTGTGCAAGGAAGTGGGTCCGTGTATCCGCGCAGGGCCGAGCGGCACCTGATGCGCGAGCGCACTGAGGTCGAGTTACTCGAGCGAGTTTTTGCATTATTGAAAACGCAAAGCACTGCAGAGTCCAATCAGAACAATGTGGCAGGTAATGGTTCTGAGGCTGGTTCCACAGCTGAAGCTCTCGCTTTGGCGGAAATTCTTTCGGCTGAGTCGATTGCTCCTGAGCGAATAAAATCGTTGTGGGAGAAAATTGCGCCACCTGAGGCACCAAGTTATGGTGGCTGGACCTCGTGTTTTCGCTTAGAAACTTCGGACGGCTATGACATTGTATTTGACTGCGGTAGTGGCTTTCGATTATGTGCGCAAGACTTAGAATTAAAGTGGTCAAGCCAAGCATCACGGTCATTGACGATCTTTGGGACGCATGCTCACTTTGATCACACCGAAGGTTTTGATCAAGCGGATGTGTGTTTCAATCCAGCCAACCATATTCATGTGTATGGCAACGCTTCATATTTGAATGCACTGGATCATTATCTTGGAGTGTTCTCGCATAAAGTTGATAAGAGTGAACCTGGTCGACAGACGCCATTAACCTATGAACTAATGCCGGCCGATTTTGAAGCGACTGAGCTGCGCGATCTAAGCAAAGACAAGTCAAACAAAAGTAGTGATGAGCTTGGCGCGAGCGAGGCAGATTCGGTCGCACAACACATCCACGATTGGAATCAGCCGGTGTGGATTGGTAAAACCAAGATACAAGCGTTTGAAGTGTTTCATCCTGATCCGTGCCTCGCGTATCGTATTGAGCACAACGGTAAGGTGTTTGTTTACTGCACCGATCATGAATTACGGCATGGCCCCAACCCAGAATATCCGCCACAAGTAGAGAGTGTCGACGCTGAGCGACGTTTGCGTGAATTTGCTAAGGATGCTGATGTGGTGTACCGGGATGGTCAATTTTTACGGGCCGAATATGATGGCGACAAGAGCCTAGACAGCGGCATAGGAACTGCTCGTCGTGACTGGGGACACAGTTGCATCGAAGATGTGGTCGAAATGGCCCAAGCGTGCAACATTCGGCGCACTTACATAGGGCATCACGATCCGAGCCGATCTTGGCAAGAGAAAGTGGAAATCGATGAAATGTTAAAGCAGCATTGCACTGACGATCAACATATTGAGCTGGCAAAAGGCGAAACGGTAATTGATCTTTAA